The proteins below are encoded in one region of Juglans microcarpa x Juglans regia isolate MS1-56 chromosome 4D, Jm3101_v1.0, whole genome shotgun sequence:
- the LOC121259004 gene encoding transmembrane and coiled-coil domain-containing protein 4 isoform X2 — protein MIRFLEINPIAWSGLEETAGSSPAKHHIGAFLRLLSEESGDTSSERADQEFALSKAVDVTVLSMEKDSESSKSKRQKQLEYEHECRERYSTAEVQSDFEAADVHLVQETDGTMFDAKDAHHGLMSKVDVKPIEEVTMIDYPRKVTVLYVLLSACLADASDDDNKCSRRRKGYDARHRVALRLLATWLDINWTKMEVIEIMVASSAMALAKEKESGGGGEKQSSEKKWAKWKRGGIIGAAAVTGGALMAITGGLAAPAIAAGLGALAPTLGTLIPVIGASGFAAAASAAGTVAGSVAVAASFGAAGAGLTGSKMARRVGSVDEFEFKAIGENHRQGRLAVGILVSGFVFNEEDFVRPWEGLNDNLERYALLWESKNLIAVSTAIQDWLTSRLALELMKQGAMMTVLSTLLTALAWPAALLAATDFIDSKWTIAVDRSDKAGKLLAEVLLNGLQGNRPVTLVGYSLGARAIFKCLQFLAETEHDAELIERVVLLGAPISIKDENWEAVRKMVAGRFVNAYSKNDWMLGVAFRASLLTQGLAGIQPISVPGIENVDITDLIEGHSSYLWATQLVLDQLELDTYYPVFGTILCKQ, from the exons ATGATTAG GTTTTTGGAGATTAATCCTATTGCCTGGTCTGGACTAGAGGAAACTGCTGGGTCTTCTCCAGCTAAGCATCATATTGGAGCG TTCTTGAGGTTACTCTCAGAAGAAAGTGGTGATACTTCTTCTGAAAGGGCAGACCAAGAATTTGCTTTGTCTAAAGCTGTTGATGTTACTGTACTTAGTATGGAAAAAGATTCCGAATCTTCCAAGTCTAAGAGGCAAAAGCAACTTgaatatgaacatgaatgtCGTGAGAGATATTCCACTGCTGAAGTGCAATCAGACTTTGAAGCTGCTGATGTGCACTTGGTTCAGGAGACGGATGGTACTATGTTTGATGCTAAAGATGCACATCATGGATTAATGAGTAAAGTGGATGTGAAACCAATTGAAGAGGTAACAATGATCGATTATCCAAGGAAGGTGACAGTTCTCTATGTGCTTCTTTCAGCTTGTCTGGCAGATGCAAGTGATGACGACAATAAATGTAGCCGACGAAGAAAGGGCTATGATGCTCGACATCGTGTAGCTTTGCGGTTGCTGGCAACTTGGCTTGATATCAACTGGACAAAAATG GAAGTTATTGAGATTATGGTTGCTTCCTCTGCAATGGCTTTGGCAAAAGAGAAAGAATCAGGGGGAGGAGGAGAAAAACAATCTTCAGAAAAGAAATGGGCTAAATGGAAGCGTGGTGGTATCATTGGTGCAGCTGCAGTAACTGGAGGAGCCTTGATGGCAATAACTGGTG GATTGGCTGCCCCAGCTATTGCTGCAGGACTTGGTGCTCTAGCCCCAACATTAGGCACTCTCATCCCTGTGATTGGAGCTAGTGGGTTTGCTGCAGCTGCAAGTGCAGCAGGAACTGTTGCTGGTTCAGTTGCGGTTGCTGCATCATTTGGAG CTGCTGGAGCTGGACTTACGGGGAGCAAAATGGCTAGAAGAGTTGGAAGTGTTGATGAATTTGAATTCAAAGCTATAGGAGAAAACCATCGTCAAGGA AGGCTGGCAGTTGGGATCTTGGTCTCCGGATTTGTTTTTAACGAGGAAGATTTTGTAAGGCCTTGGGAAGGGCTAAATGATAACTTGGAGAG GTATGCGCTGTTGTGGGAGTCTAAGAATCTAATCGCAGTGAGCACTGCTATTCAGGATTGGCTTACTTCAA GACTTGCCCTGGAGTTGATGAAGCAAGGTGCAATGATGACTGTTTTAAGCACTCTTTTAACGGCATTGGCTTGGCCGGCAGCGTTACTTGCAGCTACTGACTTTATCGATAGCAAATGGACCATTGCTGTGGACAG ATCGGACAAAGCTGGGAAGCTGCTTGCTGAAGTATTATTAAATGGATTGCAAGGCAACAG gcCAGTGACACTTGTAGGTTACTCACTTGGTGCACGGGCGATTTTCAAGTGTCTCCAGTTTTTGGCCGAGACTGAACATGATG CTGAACTTATAGAAAGGGTTGTTCTTCTTGGAGCACCTATATCAATTAAAGATGAGAACTGGGAAGCTGTTAGAAAG ATGGTGGCAGGAAGATTTGTGAATGCATACTCCAAAAATGATTGGATGCTTGGAGTTGCTTTCCGTGCTAg CCTACTTACTCAAGGATTAGCTGGAATTCAACCCATCAGTGTTCCTGGGATTGAGAAC GTTGACATAACAGATCTTATTGAAGGTCACTCTTCCTATTTATGGGCTACACAGCTAGTCCTTGACCAGCTTGAACTGGATACATATTATCCTGTTTTCGGGACAATTCTTTGCAAACAATAG